Genomic segment of Pacificitalea manganoxidans:
CATGCTGGCCGCCCAAGGCATCGTGGACGCTAAAGACGCCGAGACGATCAGGGAAGGCCTGCTCACGGTCTTGTCAGAGATCGAAGAAGGCCGTTTCACCTTCTCCACCGCGCTGGAAGACATCCACATGAATGTCGAAGCCCGGCTGAAGGATCTGATCGGTGCGCCCGCAGGCCGCCTGCACACCGCCCGGTCGCGCAACGATCAGGTGGCGACCGATTTCCGGCTCTGGGTCCGCGAACAGTGCGATGCCGCGATGGCCGGTCTACGCGCGTTGCAGCACGCGTTGCTGGCACAGGCGGAGGCTGGCGCGGATTGGGTCATGCCCGGCTTCACCCATCTGCAGACCGCGCAGCCTGTCACATGGGGTCATCACATGATGGCCTATGTCGAAATGTTCGGGCGCGATCACGACCGTTTCCGCGACGCCCGTGCCCGGATGAACGAATCGCCCCTCGGGGCTGCGGCGCTGGCGGGCACGTCCTTCCCGATCGACCGGCATATGACGGCTGAGGCGCTTGGGTTTGACCGGCCCGCCGCCAACAGCCTCGATGCCGTGTCGGATCGCGATTTCGCGCTGGAATTCCTGTCCACCGCCACGATCTGCGCCATGCATCTCAGCCGCATGGCCGAAGAACTGGTGATCTGGTCCTCCGCGCAGTTCCGCTTCGTCGTGCTGTCGGATCGGTTCTCCACCGGCTCCTCGATCATGCCGCAGAAGAAGAACCCCGACGCCGCTGAACTGATCCGCGCCAAAATTGGCCGCATCCTTGGCGCCAATGTCGCGCTGCTGACGGTGATGAAGGGTCTGCCTCTGGCCTATTCCAAGGACATGCAGGAAGACAAAGAACAGGTCTTCGACGCCGCCGACAACCTGATGCTCGCCCTCGCCGCGATGGAGGGGATGGTGCGCGATATGTCCGCCAACCGCCCTGCATTGGAGGCCGCGGCTGCGTCGGGCTTCTCCACCGCGACCGATCTGGCCGACTGGCTGGTGCGCGAATTGAACCTGCCCTTCCGCGATGCGCATCACGTCACTGGCACGCTGGTCGGCCGGGCGGAGGCCAAGGGCTGCGATCTGCCCGACCTGTCGCTGGCCGAAATGCAGGAGGTCCATGACGGCATCACCGAGGATGTGTTCACCGTGCTCGGCGTGCAGAATTCCGTGGCCAGCCGGACCTCCTATGGCGGCACCGCGCCGGCCAATGTGCGCGAACAGGTCGCCCGCTGGCAGGAGGCGCTGGCATGACCCGGCTCGTCCTTGGCCTGTCCTTGCTCGGGCTGCTTGCGGCCTGCGGGGTCGATGGCGCCCCGATCCGCCCGGACCGTGCCGCATGGTCGCCGGTCAGTGGCGCACGGTAACGCAAACGCATGGTTTCACGTGAAGGCGTGAGGCGTTGATATAAGAAAGGCAGCACCCGGCGTCGGATGCTGCCTTTTTCATAACTCAGCGCTGACCGCGCGGCTCAGGCCCGCCCGGCGTCCGCCGACAGGACCAGCGGGCTGATCCCCAGCGTCGCCAGCGCCATTTCCCATTTCAGGCTCGCATCGCGGGCAAAGACCAGATCCTGCGGCGCGTCGGTGGTCAGCCAGCCGTTATTGGCGATCTCGGCCTCCAACTGGCTCGGCCCCCAGCCCGCATAGCCCAGCGCCAGCAGCGCCCGGTCCGGTCCCCGCCCCGAAGCGAGGTCTTCGAGAATATCCAGCGTAGCCGTCATCGCGAAGTCGTCATCGACCGCAAGGCTCGAATCCCGGCCCGGCGTCTCGGCTGAATGCAGCACAAATCCCCGGCCATGCTCCACCGGACCGCCCAGATGCACGAGGATGTCGCGGTCATCGCCCTGCATCGGGATGTCGAGCTGCTTCAACAAATCGCGGAACGCCAGTTCCGGCGTCGGCTTGTTGATAATCAGGCCCATCGCGCCCTCGGCGGAATGGGCGCAGATGAAAATCACACTGCGGTCAAAGCGCGGATCACCCATTCCGGGCATCGCGATCAGCAGCTTGCCGGTCAGATCCAGCGTGGCATCGTCGGTGTCTTGCATGCCTAAAGGATGGTGCCGCCGACGCAGGGAGGCAAGGGGCGCGGCGGCGATCCGTCGAACAAATGTCACAGCGGCGGTTGGCTGACCAAGTTGTGATTTCCCAGAACCGGGCCGGTCCATATTCTGCGCGCCATGATCATCCCCAGCTTCCTCCCCATGCCGCGCGGGGCATTCGCCGCCGCCGCGCTGTCGACCGTCCTCGCCACCGCCGCGCTTTTCACGGCGCTCCCGGCCCGCGCAGGCGCCCCCTCGGACCCGGTCGTGTCGGCACGGCTGATCGACGGTGGCCCCACCGCCCGCGGCACCCGCATGGCCGCGCTGCACCTGAA
This window contains:
- the argH gene encoding argininosuccinate lyase, producing the protein MTKPEQGSNQMWGGRFAAGPDAIMEAINASIGFDKRLARQDIEGSRAHAAMLAAQGIVDAKDAETIREGLLTVLSEIEEGRFTFSTALEDIHMNVEARLKDLIGAPAGRLHTARSRNDQVATDFRLWVREQCDAAMAGLRALQHALLAQAEAGADWVMPGFTHLQTAQPVTWGHHMMAYVEMFGRDHDRFRDARARMNESPLGAAALAGTSFPIDRHMTAEALGFDRPAANSLDAVSDRDFALEFLSTATICAMHLSRMAEELVIWSSAQFRFVVLSDRFSTGSSIMPQKKNPDAAELIRAKIGRILGANVALLTVMKGLPLAYSKDMQEDKEQVFDAADNLMLALAAMEGMVRDMSANRPALEAAAASGFSTATDLADWLVRELNLPFRDAHHVTGTLVGRAEAKGCDLPDLSLAEMQEVHDGITEDVFTVLGVQNSVASRTSYGGTAPANVREQVARWQEALA
- a CDS encoding argininosuccinate lyase; translated protein: MTRLVLGLSLLGLLAACGVDGAPIRPDRAAWSPVSGAR
- a CDS encoding YqgE/AlgH family protein encodes the protein MQDTDDATLDLTGKLLIAMPGMGDPRFDRSVIFICAHSAEGAMGLIINKPTPELAFRDLLKQLDIPMQGDDRDILVHLGGPVEHGRGFVLHSAETPGRDSSLAVDDDFAMTATLDILEDLASGRGPDRALLALGYAGWGPSQLEAEIANNGWLTTDAPQDLVFARDASLKWEMALATLGISPLVLSADAGRA